A single region of the Biomaibacter acetigenes genome encodes:
- a CDS encoding Ku protein produces the protein MRALWRGSISFGLVNVPIKMYAATEKKNISFRQLHRECGTPIKYEKVCPTCGRKVEEDEIARGYEYEKGKFVIIEDKDLESIPDETTRTIDIVDFVDLRDIDPIYFDHSYFLGPEETGQKAYILLRKAMEEAGKIAVAKVVIRAKQSLACLRPYGENYIIMETMYYPEEVRDVGGIPVSPDVKLHENEVKMAVQLVSSLSTEFKPEKYTDDYRKALLDIIRAKVEGEEIRIPAPREEKVVDLMEALKASLALAEKEKQEKKEVKGKRGRKKKAV, from the coding sequence ATGAGAGCTCTATGGCGCGGTTCCATAAGTTTCGGTCTGGTGAATGTGCCCATCAAAATGTATGCGGCCACAGAAAAAAAGAATATAAGCTTCCGCCAGCTTCACAGAGAGTGCGGAACGCCCATAAAATACGAAAAAGTATGCCCTACCTGCGGCAGGAAGGTGGAAGAAGACGAGATAGCGCGGGGATACGAATATGAAAAGGGAAAGTTCGTAATTATAGAGGACAAAGACCTGGAAAGTATTCCCGATGAGACCACCCGCACTATCGATATCGTAGATTTTGTGGATTTACGTGACATAGACCCCATATATTTTGACCATTCATATTTTCTGGGACCCGAGGAGACGGGGCAGAAGGCCTATATCCTTTTGAGGAAGGCTATGGAAGAGGCAGGCAAGATAGCCGTGGCAAAGGTGGTGATAAGGGCGAAGCAGAGCCTGGCATGCCTTCGCCCTTACGGCGAAAACTATATAATTATGGAGACCATGTATTATCCCGAAGAGGTGCGGGATGTCGGCGGAATACCGGTCTCTCCCGATGTAAAACTCCACGAAAACGAGGTCAAAATGGCCGTGCAGCTGGTGAGTTCCCTTTCCACGGAGTTCAAGCCTGAAAAGTATACCGACGACTATCGCAAAGCCCTACTTGACATCATAAGGGCCAAAGTGGAGGGCGAGGAAATCCGGATTCCGGCGCCCAGGGAAGAAAAAGTGGTAGACCTCATGGAAGCTCTGAAGGCCAGCCTTGCTCTGGCGGAAAAGGAAAAGCAGGAAAAAAAGGAAGTCAAGGGCAAGAGGGGCCGCAAGAAAAAGGCGGTTTGA
- the purK gene encoding 5-(carboxyamino)imidazole ribonucleotide synthase codes for MGNKMDLKLGIIGGGQLGKMMAQEARKFGFKVFVLDPTPGSPASQVADSQIVADFYNAEKIKELVEKSDISTYEIEHINTDVLKELVYEGYTVHPSPEVLETIKDKSRQKQMLNQNHIPTSRWKMVEKDLYSEVIDFGLPAVQKACHGGYDGRGVFVIHEKQDVLNALKCDSFLEELVDIEKELAVMVARSAKGEIKCYPVVEMAFDERANICDTVIAPARVNQRIQQEASDIAVSCVEALDGVGIFGIEMFLTRAGKVLVNEIAPRPHNSGHYTIEACATSQFEQHIRAIAGFPLGSTELLVPAVMVNILGEEGYEGRPNFAGIEDVLAIPGASIHIYGKKTTKPFRKMGHVTIVDKNIDTALEKAEIVKHKLKVKSY; via the coding sequence ATGGGAAATAAGATGGATTTAAAGCTCGGAATCATAGGGGGCGGGCAGCTGGGGAAAATGATGGCCCAGGAGGCCAGGAAGTTCGGATTTAAAGTCTTTGTGCTGGACCCAACGCCCGGGTCTCCGGCATCCCAGGTGGCCGACAGCCAGATCGTGGCGGATTTTTACAACGCTGAAAAAATAAAAGAACTGGTGGAAAAAAGCGATATTTCCACTTACGAAATCGAACATATCAACACCGATGTGTTAAAAGAGCTGGTATATGAAGGATATACCGTGCATCCATCACCGGAAGTTCTGGAAACTATAAAAGACAAATCAAGACAAAAGCAAATGCTCAACCAGAACCATATACCCACATCCAGGTGGAAAATGGTAGAAAAAGACCTGTATTCAGAGGTTATAGATTTTGGACTCCCGGCTGTACAGAAGGCATGCCACGGTGGTTATGACGGCAGGGGTGTTTTCGTAATCCATGAAAAACAGGATGTTTTAAATGCCCTGAAATGTGATTCTTTCCTGGAAGAACTGGTGGACATTGAAAAAGAGCTGGCGGTAATGGTAGCAAGAAGCGCAAAAGGTGAGATAAAATGCTATCCGGTGGTGGAGATGGCTTTTGATGAAAGGGCCAATATATGCGACACGGTTATAGCTCCGGCCAGGGTAAACCAGAGAATTCAGCAGGAGGCCTCCGATATAGCCGTAAGCTGCGTGGAGGCTCTGGATGGCGTGGGCATCTTCGGCATAGAGATGTTCCTCACAAGAGCCGGAAAAGTCCTGGTAAACGAAATTGCCCCCAGGCCTCATAACTCCGGCCATTATACCATAGAAGCCTGCGCGACTTCTCAATTTGAACAGCATATCAGGGCCATAGCAGGCTTTCCCCTGGGCTCCACCGAGCTGCTGGTCCCGGCGGTCATGGTCAATATCCTGGGGGAAGAGGGTTACGAAGGCAGGCCGAATTTTGCAGGCATCGAAGATGTGCTTGCCATTCCCGGCGCCAGCATCCACATATATGGTAAGAAAACTACAAAGCCCTTCAGAAAAATGGGGCATGTCACCATAGTGGATAAAAACATAGATACAGCCCTGGAAAAGGCGGAAATAGTAAAACATAAGCTAAAAGTGAAATCTTACTAG
- the purE gene encoding 5-(carboxyamino)imidazole ribonucleotide mutase, with protein sequence MESKNVLVGIIMGSDSDLPVLKDAAKILEEFGIGFEITIVSAHRTPQRMFDYAKKAEERGLEVIIAGAGGAAHLPGMVAAITNLPVIGVPVKTSALNGLDSLLSIVQMPGGIPVATVAINNAKNAGILAAHILGIKYPEIRKKIADYKQAMKAEVEKKAEKLESMGYEDFLNSSK encoded by the coding sequence ATGGAATCAAAAAATGTGCTCGTCGGCATCATTATGGGCAGCGATTCGGACTTGCCCGTATTAAAGGACGCCGCTAAAATCCTGGAGGAATTTGGCATAGGTTTTGAAATCACCATAGTTTCAGCTCACAGGACACCCCAGAGAATGTTCGATTATGCCAAAAAGGCTGAAGAAAGAGGCCTTGAAGTGATTATCGCCGGTGCCGGAGGCGCCGCCCATCTTCCGGGCATGGTGGCCGCCATCACGAATCTTCCGGTCATCGGCGTGCCGGTTAAAACATCCGCTTTAAACGGATTAGATTCCCTTTTATCTATAGTGCAGATGCCGGGTGGAATCCCTGTTGCCACAGTGGCTATCAACAACGCTAAAAACGCCGGCATCCTGGCAGCCCACATCCTGGGAATAAAATATCCTGAAATAAGGAAAAAGATAGCGGATTATAAGCAAGCCATGAAGGCCGAAGTGGAGAAAAAGGCGGAGAAATTGGAATCTATGGGATATGAAGACTTTCTGAACAGTAGCAAGTAA
- a CDS encoding FprA family A-type flavoprotein codes for MKDGVYMIPAVHWERRLFDSLIPLPDGTSYNAYLVEGSEKTALIDTVDPMKAEFLMEQLKDVKRLDYIVANHAEQDHSGCISLVLEKYPEAKVFATPKAKPMLMDLLLIPEDKIITVEDGETLSLGDKTLRFIHAPWVHWPETMFTYLEEDKILFTCDFLGSHMATSEMYATDECKVYESAKRYYSEIMMPFRTSIQKNLDKLKDLTIDIIAPSHGPAYNKPEFIINAYHSWVYDEPGNIAVIPFVSMHGSVKKMVEHLEGALKERGVIVKPFDLTVTDLGQLAMALVDAATVVIGTPAVLAGAHPDAIYATYLANALRPKAKFISIIGSYSWGSKAIDQLSGLLANLKAEVIPPVFIKGFPKEADFKALENLAETIAQKHRENNLK; via the coding sequence ATGAAAGATGGAGTTTATATGATCCCAGCGGTGCACTGGGAAAGGAGGCTGTTCGATTCCCTTATACCGCTTCCCGACGGGACAAGCTATAACGCCTATCTTGTGGAAGGCAGCGAAAAGACCGCCCTCATAGACACCGTAGACCCCATGAAGGCCGAATTTTTAATGGAACAATTAAAGGATGTCAAAAGACTGGACTATATAGTGGCCAACCATGCGGAGCAGGACCACTCCGGATGTATTTCACTGGTGCTTGAAAAATATCCCGAGGCCAAAGTTTTCGCCACTCCCAAGGCAAAACCCATGCTTATGGACCTGCTGCTCATCCCGGAGGATAAAATCATCACCGTGGAGGACGGCGAAACCCTTTCCCTGGGCGATAAGACTCTGCGCTTTATCCACGCTCCCTGGGTCCACTGGCCGGAGACCATGTTCACATACCTTGAAGAAGATAAGATCCTCTTTACGTGTGACTTTCTTGGCTCCCATATGGCTACATCGGAAATGTATGCCACTGATGAATGCAAGGTGTATGAATCAGCCAAGCGGTATTACTCGGAAATCATGATGCCCTTCAGGACCTCCATCCAGAAAAATCTGGATAAACTAAAGGACCTCACCATCGACATCATAGCCCCCAGCCATGGCCCTGCATACAATAAACCCGAATTTATAATCAATGCCTATCACAGCTGGGTCTATGATGAGCCCGGAAACATAGCGGTCATTCCTTTTGTGAGCATGCACGGCAGTGTGAAAAAGATGGTAGAACATCTGGAAGGGGCACTTAAAGAAAGGGGAGTCATAGTAAAACCCTTTGACCTTACGGTCACCGATCTGGGTCAGCTGGCCATGGCCCTGGTGGACGCCGCCACCGTGGTGATAGGGACGCCCGCGGTTCTGGCCGGAGCCCATCCAGACGCAATATATGCCACGTATCTGGCCAACGCCCTGCGGCCCAAGGCAAAATTTATATCCATAATTGGTTCCTACAGTTGGGGAAGTAAAGCTATAGACCAGCTGTCGGGCTTGCTTGCAAACCTCAAAGCTGAAGTAATCCCCCCGGTATTTATAAAGGGCTTTCCTAAAGAAGCGGATTTCAAAGCGCTGGAAAATCTCGCCGAGACCATAGCGCAAAAACACAGGGAAAATAACTTGAAGTAG
- a CDS encoding TetR/AcrR family transcriptional regulator encodes MDETERRIIEAAIKVFSEKGFVGASTREIADTAGVNEVTLFRRFGSKKNILHHIIHQAVEIYGYHVVVEPVAKIFEEKDLTIRQRLINLLKNRYKLIMKHFPLLKIMLQESSLNTEIRNLFFEKVIMKAIKVAEVFMAEGIQSGYIREDIDPMTALRSLMGMLMFLIIQQNFFIKLTEKEVEQEIQKIVDIFLYGISK; translated from the coding sequence TTGGACGAGACAGAACGGCGGATCATCGAAGCCGCTATCAAAGTTTTTTCGGAAAAGGGTTTTGTGGGTGCCAGTACCCGGGAAATCGCAGATACGGCAGGAGTAAATGAAGTGACACTTTTCAGGAGGTTCGGCAGCAAGAAAAATATCCTTCATCATATCATCCACCAGGCCGTTGAGATTTACGGTTACCATGTGGTGGTAGAGCCGGTGGCAAAGATATTTGAAGAAAAGGACCTTACTATCCGCCAAAGGCTCATAAATTTACTCAAAAACCGCTACAAACTCATAATGAAGCACTTCCCCCTGCTAAAAATAATGTTGCAGGAATCCAGCCTGAATACTGAAATAAGAAATCTTTTTTTTGAAAAAGTAATCATGAAAGCCATTAAAGTGGCCGAAGTTTTCATGGCAGAAGGCATCCAGTCAGGGTATATCAGGGAGGATATAGACCCGATGACGGCCCTTCGTTCGCTGATGGGTATGCTGATGTTTCTAATAATACAGCAGAACTTTTTTATAAAATTAACCGAAAAAGAAGTGGAACAGGAAATACAAAAAATCGTCGATATTTTCCTTTATGGCATATCAAAGTGA
- a CDS encoding HlyD family secretion protein — protein MKRAYILLLSIITVIFAVTGCTYTNEKENLTFSGTVEADEVNVNSEIQGKITSIFAKEGDAVKKGDLLVQLDDTSLKLQEALAKAGVEKARAQLDDVLAGSRDESIKAADAGVKQAQAMLSGAEKNVKYYEDLLAKNEELFKDGAIPEQKITDLKEALESARSQYEKAKAGLDQAIAQRDLLLKGSTSNNIKAARAAYSQAEASLDMAREMVEKSRIFSPLDGTVLYSNFKPGEVVFPGSPIMTILDLKNPWINIYIPEKDLKLVKLHQSLDVRYEDKVVKGEIIFISPQGEFTPRNIQAKEERQNVVYKVKVKLPYSDILKPGMEVDVVLPAGEVK, from the coding sequence GTGAAAAGAGCATATATATTGCTTTTATCCATAATAACGGTGATATTTGCCGTTACAGGCTGCACGTATACCAATGAAAAGGAAAATTTAACTTTTTCAGGCACCGTGGAAGCCGATGAGGTAAATGTAAATTCGGAGATTCAGGGGAAAATAACCAGCATTTTTGCAAAAGAAGGAGACGCAGTCAAAAAAGGTGATTTACTGGTACAGCTCGACGACACATCCTTAAAACTTCAGGAAGCTTTGGCAAAAGCTGGGGTGGAAAAGGCCAGGGCCCAGCTTGACGATGTGCTGGCAGGAAGCCGGGATGAGTCCATAAAAGCTGCCGATGCGGGAGTAAAGCAGGCGCAAGCGATGCTTTCCGGGGCTGAAAAAAATGTGAAATATTATGAGGACCTTCTGGCTAAAAATGAAGAGCTTTTTAAAGATGGGGCAATCCCCGAGCAAAAAATAACGGATTTAAAAGAAGCGCTGGAAAGTGCCCGAAGCCAGTATGAAAAAGCAAAAGCCGGTCTGGATCAGGCCATAGCCCAAAGGGATCTATTGCTTAAAGGATCAACATCCAACAATATTAAAGCCGCAAGAGCTGCATATTCTCAGGCGGAAGCTTCGCTGGACATGGCCAGGGAAATGGTCGAAAAGTCCAGGATATTCTCACCACTGGACGGAACTGTACTTTATAGCAATTTTAAGCCCGGAGAAGTGGTCTTTCCCGGCTCTCCCATCATGACCATATTAGACTTAAAAAATCCCTGGATAAACATATATATCCCCGAAAAAGATTTAAAACTGGTAAAATTACATCAATCCTTAGATGTGAGATATGAAGATAAAGTTGTCAAAGGGGAGATTATTTTTATCTCCCCTCAAGGTGAATTTACCCCGAGGAACATCCAGGCAAAAGAAGAAAGGCAAAATGTGGTCTACAAGGTCAAGGTCAAATTACCGTATTCCGATATTTTAAAGCCCGGTATGGAAGTAGATGTAGTATTACCGGCAGGGGAAGTGAAATAA
- a CDS encoding ABC transporter ATP-binding protein → MDYAVELNGITKKYGHLTAVDNLSLKIPAGSIFGFLGPNGSGKTTTIRMMCGVLTPTSGSGKVLGYDILKNSEQIKKNIGYMSQKFSLYEDLTVEENLDFYGEIYSIPSKEFKERKVSVIRMAGLSGRENTLAGNLSGGWKQRLALGCALIHKPSLLFLDEPTAGVDPVSRRIFWKVIREMTKKNITVIVSTHYMDEAQTCNLIGFMFKGKLLDFGNPEEIVRNKKARNLEDVFINYVEEMTGEKIEDIFNPLSLV, encoded by the coding sequence ATGGATTATGCAGTGGAATTAAACGGTATTACCAAAAAATACGGTCATCTTACGGCTGTAGACAATCTCAGTTTGAAAATACCTGCCGGCAGCATCTTCGGTTTCCTGGGGCCCAACGGTTCCGGAAAAACCACCACCATTAGGATGATGTGCGGCGTCCTGACACCCACTTCCGGCAGCGGGAAAGTCCTGGGATATGACATTTTGAAAAACTCTGAGCAAATAAAAAAGAATATAGGCTACATGTCCCAGAAGTTCAGCCTTTATGAGGACCTAACCGTGGAGGAAAACCTGGATTTTTACGGTGAGATTTACTCCATACCCTCAAAGGAGTTCAAAGAGCGCAAGGTTTCAGTTATAAGGATGGCGGGCCTTTCAGGGAGGGAAAATACTTTAGCCGGCAATCTTTCCGGCGGCTGGAAGCAAAGGCTGGCGCTGGGTTGTGCCCTCATCCATAAACCCAGTTTATTGTTCCTCGATGAACCAACGGCAGGGGTGGATCCGGTTTCCCGGCGGATATTCTGGAAGGTCATCAGGGAGATGACTAAAAAAAATATCACCGTAATAGTATCCACCCATTACATGGATGAAGCACAGACCTGTAACCTCATAGGCTTTATGTTCAAGGGCAAACTCCTGGATTTCGGAAATCCCGAAGAAATCGTCAGAAACAAAAAAGCCCGGAATCTGGAGGACGTTTTTATAAACTACGTGGAAGAAATGACCGGAGAAAAGATAGAAGACATTTTTAATCCTTTGAGTCTTGTATAG
- a CDS encoding ABC transporter permease — MMSFRRILSIIKKEFIQIKRDRPSLGIAIMMPLMMMFLFGYAVKVEVDHVPTVVWDESQTLQSRELIQAFKNSDYFDVVTYASSRGEMQDLMDRGEVKAALHIPPNFSRNILKGEPVETEMLIDGSDPTVARTVFSSGVIIAENFSRNISLKAMLKRGSGTITLPVEFKPRVEYNPSFKTEIFTIPGLIGLVMQNITVMLTAFALVRERERGTIEQLIVTPIKPAELIVGKLIPYIFIALIDFTLSLSIGMFWFHVPVKGSLALLFMLALDFIIVALSIGILISTVARTQLQAMQMTVLFIMPSIILSGFIFPLDAMPLAVRLISCAIPLTYFLRIIRGIAVKGVSFDILFSDAMALAFFGLALFVLAVVRFRKKLE; from the coding sequence ATGATGAGCTTTCGCAGGATATTGTCCATTATAAAAAAAGAGTTCATTCAGATAAAAAGGGATAGACCCAGCCTGGGCATCGCCATTATGATGCCTCTGATGATGATGTTTTTATTCGGATATGCGGTAAAAGTGGAGGTGGATCATGTCCCCACGGTTGTCTGGGATGAGAGCCAAACACTGCAGAGCAGGGAATTAATCCAGGCATTTAAAAACTCCGATTATTTTGATGTAGTCACATATGCCTCAAGTAGAGGCGAAATGCAGGACTTGATGGACAGAGGAGAAGTAAAGGCGGCATTACACATCCCGCCGAACTTTTCAAGAAATATTTTAAAAGGCGAACCTGTCGAAACCGAGATGTTGATAGACGGTTCGGACCCCACTGTTGCCAGGACGGTGTTTTCCAGCGGTGTAATAATAGCCGAGAATTTCTCCCGAAACATTTCTTTAAAAGCGATGCTGAAAAGGGGAAGCGGGACTATTACCTTGCCTGTAGAATTTAAACCCCGGGTAGAGTATAATCCATCTTTTAAGACAGAGATATTTACTATTCCCGGTCTGATAGGCCTTGTGATGCAAAATATCACGGTCATGCTTACGGCCTTTGCTCTTGTTCGGGAGCGGGAAAGGGGCACCATCGAACAGCTGATAGTAACCCCCATAAAGCCTGCAGAGCTGATTGTGGGAAAGCTCATCCCCTATATTTTCATAGCCCTCATAGATTTTACATTGTCCCTTTCTATCGGCATGTTCTGGTTCCATGTCCCGGTAAAAGGAAGCCTTGCACTTTTATTTATGTTAGCCCTTGATTTTATCATAGTGGCTCTTTCAATAGGCATCCTCATTTCCACAGTGGCCAGGACCCAACTTCAGGCCATGCAGATGACGGTATTGTTTATAATGCCCAGCATCATATTATCGGGGTTTATCTTCCCACTGGATGCCATGCCGTTGGCCGTCCGACTTATAAGTTGCGCCATACCTCTCACATATTTCCTTCGGATAATTCGGGGCATAGCAGTAAAAGGCGTGAGTTTCGACATCCTTTTTTCCGATGCCATGGCTCTGGCCTTCTTCGGCCTTGCCCTATTCGTGCTGGCTGTAGTAAGATTCAGAAAAAAACTGGAGTAG
- a CDS encoding MtnX-like HAD-IB family phosphatase — protein MRLVFFVDFDGTITKEDTCDAMVKAFAKGDWESLDKRWQQGELSTEECARETFKMFDADENYLKRFLQENMEIDNHFISFVNLCREKGYGLYILSDGYDFNIKVVLEKYGLTDIPFYANELVIDGRNFDIRCPYGSKSCSRCGVCKTEIMQKLKPEGSLAVYIGDGFSDICPAQSADKVFAKRKLLEYCKKNKLPAMEFNDFSDIINWIDSKAEILAE, from the coding sequence ATGAGACTCGTCTTTTTTGTGGATTTCGACGGCACCATCACCAAAGAGGACACCTGCGATGCCATGGTGAAAGCCTTTGCAAAAGGAGACTGGGAGAGTCTTGATAAAAGGTGGCAGCAGGGCGAGCTTTCCACCGAGGAATGCGCCCGGGAGACTTTTAAAATGTTTGATGCAGATGAAAATTATCTAAAAAGATTTTTGCAGGAAAACATGGAAATAGACAATCATTTTATATCCTTTGTAAACCTGTGCCGGGAAAAAGGCTACGGCCTTTACATATTGAGCGACGGATATGATTTTAATATAAAGGTGGTACTGGAAAAGTACGGCTTGACCGATATACCGTTTTACGCCAATGAACTTGTCATCGATGGTCGAAATTTTGATATCCGCTGCCCTTACGGTTCAAAATCCTGCTCACGGTGCGGAGTGTGCAAGACCGAAATCATGCAAAAGCTCAAGCCCGAAGGCAGCCTTGCTGTCTACATCGGCGACGGTTTTTCGGACATCTGCCCGGCACAATCCGCCGATAAAGTCTTTGCCAAAAGAAAACTCCTGGAGTATTGCAAGAAAAATAAGCTCCCCGCCATGGAATTTAATGATTTTTCCGATATTATAAACTGGATCGATTCAAAAGCTGAAATTTTAGCAGAATAA
- a CDS encoding acyl-CoA dehydratase activase, giving the protein MAYYLGIDVGSVSTNLVIIDEEGIVEEAIYIRTQGQPIKAVQEGMKMLAFRNRKKWDIKGVGTTGSGRQLAAVIVGADVVKNEITAHAVAAQKEVPDVQTVLEIGGQDSKIIILRDGVVTDFAMNTVCAAGTGSFLDQQANRLGIPIEEFGNYALKSKNPVRIAGRCAVFAESDMIHKQQLGYKTEDIIRGLCQALVRNYLNNVGKGKDIRSRVVFQGGVAANSGMKAAFEEALGKEIYVPKYHNVMGAIGAAILARDAGVEKTAFKGFGISDIKFTADSFECQGCPNHCEVVNIKMEGRTIARWGDRCNKWKTLGSDVA; this is encoded by the coding sequence ATGGCATATTATCTTGGTATTGATGTGGGTTCTGTCAGCACAAACCTGGTTATAATAGACGAAGAAGGGATTGTAGAAGAAGCCATATACATAAGGACCCAGGGCCAGCCCATAAAGGCTGTGCAGGAAGGCATGAAGATGCTTGCTTTTAGGAACAGGAAAAAATGGGATATAAAAGGCGTGGGTACCACCGGCAGCGGCAGGCAGCTGGCCGCAGTCATAGTGGGAGCAGATGTGGTAAAAAATGAAATCACCGCCCATGCGGTGGCTGCCCAGAAGGAAGTCCCGGATGTGCAGACGGTGCTGGAAATAGGAGGCCAGGACTCCAAGATAATTATTTTAAGGGATGGGGTGGTTACCGATTTTGCCATGAATACCGTATGCGCCGCCGGTACCGGATCTTTTCTGGACCAGCAGGCCAACAGGCTGGGCATCCCCATCGAGGAGTTCGGGAACTATGCATTAAAGTCAAAAAACCCTGTGCGCATCGCGGGGCGCTGCGCCGTATTTGCTGAGTCTGATATGATTCATAAACAACAGCTGGGGTACAAGACCGAAGATATTATAAGGGGACTTTGCCAGGCCCTTGTCAGAAACTACCTCAACAATGTGGGAAAAGGCAAGGATATACGGTCAAGGGTGGTCTTTCAGGGAGGCGTTGCGGCAAACAGTGGCATGAAAGCGGCCTTTGAAGAAGCCCTGGGAAAGGAAATTTATGTTCCCAAGTACCATAACGTAATGGGAGCCATAGGGGCGGCGATCCTTGCCCGGGATGCAGGGGTGGAAAAGACCGCTTTCAAGGGTTTCGGCATTTCGGACATAAAGTTCACTGCCGACAGCTTCGAGTGCCAGGGCTGCCCCAACCACTGCGAGGTGGTGAACATAAAGATGGAGGGCAGAACCATAGCACGCTGGGGCGACCGGTGCAACAAGTGGAAGACATTGGGAAGCGACGTAGCCTAG
- a CDS encoding acyl-CoA dehydratase activase-related protein translates to MRKVSFPYMGTSYIPFNKLLTALGNEVVLPPRPNAETISLGCKFAPEFACYPFKIVLGTYVQVLEAGADTLVSTGGVGPCRAGLYTTLQEKILKDLGYNFEMITLEPPGRHLKDLITSIKKLINTRLSFKDYINIGRFVWKQLTLLDKAERLSHKVRPLEVKKGETTRTYKKCVDLVSGAQSIKELTEIEREIELLYECIEKKDFDPVKIGIVGEIYVLLEPSANLEIEETLGDLGVYVERSMFLAGYTVSNAVMDLFHMAGERDIKKLASPYFKEMCGGHGRESVGNAVHFAKRGFDGLIQLSPFTCIPEIVAKSILPRVCEERGMGFLAITLDEQTGKEGVKTRLEAFVDMLAAKRKKLKTTTIKPQLVKEMS, encoded by the coding sequence ATGAGGAAAGTTTCATTTCCATATATGGGAACATCTTACATACCCTTTAATAAACTGCTTACAGCCCTTGGCAATGAAGTGGTATTGCCGCCCAGACCTAATGCGGAAACCATAAGTTTGGGCTGTAAATTCGCCCCGGAGTTTGCCTGTTACCCCTTTAAAATCGTGCTGGGCACCTATGTCCAGGTGTTGGAGGCAGGGGCCGATACCCTGGTATCCACCGGAGGGGTGGGTCCGTGCCGGGCCGGCCTTTACACCACCCTCCAGGAAAAGATATTGAAGGATCTGGGCTATAATTTCGAGATGATCACCCTGGAGCCGCCGGGACGGCACCTAAAAGACCTGATAACCAGCATCAAAAAACTCATAAATACCCGGCTCTCTTTCAAAGACTATATAAATATCGGCAGGTTTGTTTGGAAGCAGCTCACATTACTGGATAAAGCCGAGAGATTATCCCACAAAGTGCGGCCTCTGGAAGTAAAAAAAGGGGAAACTACCAGGACCTATAAGAAGTGCGTAGACCTGGTGTCAGGTGCACAAAGCATAAAAGAGCTGACGGAAATAGAAAGGGAAATAGAGCTGCTTTATGAATGCATCGAGAAAAAAGATTTTGATCCGGTAAAGATAGGCATTGTGGGAGAAATATATGTGCTGCTGGAGCCTTCGGCAAACCTGGAGATAGAGGAAACCCTGGGTGACCTGGGGGTATATGTGGAACGCTCTATGTTCCTGGCGGGATACACCGTCTCCAATGCCGTTATGGATTTATTCCACATGGCAGGAGAGAGGGATATCAAAAAGCTCGCCTCTCCGTATTTTAAAGAAATGTGCGGAGGTCACGGCCGGGAGTCGGTGGGAAATGCCGTACATTTTGCGAAAAGGGGTTTTGACGGCTTGATTCAATTGTCTCCTTTTACCTGCATTCCCGAGATTGTGGCAAAGAGCATACTGCCTCGAGTGTGCGAGGAAAGGGGTATGGGTTTTCTCGCCATAACCCTGGATGAGCAGACTGGAAAAGAAGGCGTGAAGACGCGCCTGGAGGCTTTTGTTGATATGCTTGCGGCAAAGAGGAAAAAGCTAAAAACTACGACGATAAAACCGCAGCTTGTAAAGGAGATGTCTTAG